The Streptomyces sp. NBC_01244 genome contains a region encoding:
- the bldD gene encoding transcriptional regulator BldD, translated as MSSEYAKQLGAKLRAIRTQQGLSLHGVEEKSQGRWKAVVVGSYERGDRAVTVQRLAELADFYGVPVQELLPGTTPGGAAEPPPKLRLDLERLAHVPAEKAGPLQRYAATIQSQRGDYNGKVLSIRQDDLRTLAVIYDQSPSVLTEQLISWGVLDADARRAVAHEDI; from the coding sequence ATGTCCAGCGAATACGCCAAACAGCTCGGGGCCAAGCTCCGCGCCATCCGCACCCAGCAGGGCCTTTCCCTCCACGGTGTCGAGGAGAAGTCCCAGGGCCGGTGGAAGGCCGTGGTGGTCGGTTCTTACGAGCGCGGAGACCGCGCGGTGACCGTCCAGCGTCTTGCCGAGCTGGCGGACTTCTACGGGGTTCCGGTGCAGGAACTGCTGCCGGGTACGACCCCCGGCGGAGCGGCCGAGCCGCCGCCGAAGCTGCGCCTGGACCTGGAGCGCCTCGCCCACGTCCCCGCCGAGAAGGCCGGCCCGCTGCAGCGTTACGCGGCGACCATCCAGAGCCAGCGCGGCGACTACAACGGCAAGGTGCTCTCGATCCGCCAGGACGACCTGCGCACCCTCGCCGTCATCTACGACCAGTCGCCCTCGGTCCTGACCGAGCAGCTCATCAGCTGGGGCGTGCTGGACGCGGACGCGCGTCGCGCGGTGGCGCACGAGGACATCTAG
- a CDS encoding quinone-dependent dihydroorotate dehydrogenase — MYKLFFNLVFKRMDPEQAHYTAFRWIRLAARTPVLRTFVAAALAPRYAELRTEALGLRMHGPFGLAAGFDKNAVAIDGMSMLGFDHIEIGTVTAEPQPGNPKKRLFRLVPDRALINRMGFNNEGSAAVADRLAARNPVFKTVVGVNIGKTKVVPEEEAVADYVASTERLARHADYLVVNVSSPNTPGLRNLQATESLRPLLSAVREAADRVVTDRRVPLLVKIAPDLADEDVDAVADLALELGLDGIIATNTTIAREGLGLKSDPSLIKETGGLSGAPVKERSLEVLRRLYARVGDRLVLVGVGGIENAEDAWQRILAGASLVQGYSAFIYEGPCYARAIHKGLAARLAASPYATLAEAVGAETRKAAL; from the coding sequence ATGTACAAACTGTTCTTCAACCTCGTCTTCAAGCGGATGGACCCGGAGCAGGCCCACTACACGGCCTTCCGCTGGATCCGCCTCGCGGCCCGCACGCCCGTGCTGCGCACCTTCGTCGCCGCGGCCCTCGCACCCCGCTACGCGGAACTGCGCACCGAGGCCCTCGGACTGCGGATGCACGGCCCCTTCGGTCTCGCGGCCGGCTTCGACAAGAACGCCGTCGCCATCGACGGCATGTCGATGCTCGGCTTCGACCACATCGAGATCGGCACCGTCACCGCCGAACCCCAGCCCGGCAACCCGAAGAAGCGGCTGTTCCGGCTGGTCCCGGACCGCGCGCTGATCAACCGCATGGGCTTCAACAACGAGGGCTCGGCGGCCGTCGCGGACCGCCTGGCCGCCCGCAATCCGGTCTTCAAGACGGTCGTCGGCGTCAACATCGGCAAGACCAAGGTCGTCCCCGAGGAAGAGGCCGTCGCCGACTACGTCGCCTCCACCGAGCGCCTCGCCCGGCACGCGGACTACCTCGTCGTCAACGTCTCCTCCCCGAACACCCCGGGCCTGCGCAACCTCCAGGCCACGGAGTCGCTGCGGCCCCTGCTGAGCGCCGTGCGCGAGGCGGCGGACCGCGTCGTGACCGACCGGCGGGTCCCGCTGCTCGTCAAGATCGCGCCGGACCTCGCGGACGAGGACGTGGACGCGGTCGCCGACCTGGCCCTGGAGCTGGGTCTGGACGGCATCATCGCGACGAACACGACGATCGCCCGCGAGGGCCTGGGCCTGAAGTCCGACCCCTCGCTGATCAAGGAGACCGGCGGCCTGTCCGGCGCGCCCGTCAAGGAGCGCTCCCTGGAGGTTCTGCGCCGGCTGTACGCCCGCGTCGGCGACCGGCTGGTCCTGGTCGGCGTCGGCGGCATCGAGAACGCCGAGGACGCCTGGCAGCGGATCCTGGCCGGCGCGAGCCTGGTCCAGGGCTACAGCGCCTTCATCTACGAGGGCCCCTGCTACGCCCGTGCCATCCACAAGGGCCTGGCCGCGCGCCTGGCCGCCAGCCCGTACGCGACGCTCGCCGAAGCGGTGGGCGCGGAAACCCGAAAGGCCGCCCTGTGA
- the carA gene encoding glutamine-hydrolyzing carbamoyl-phosphate synthase small subunit: MTTSTRGAAKAPAVLVLEDGRIFRGRAYGAVGETFGEAVFSTGMTGYQETLTDPSYHRQVVVMTAPHVGNTGVNDEDPESSRIWVAGYVVRDPARVPSNWRSVRSLDEELVNQGVVGISGIDTRALTRHLRERGAMRVGIFSGEAWEGVRDEALLAKVQAAPQMKGADLSAEVATKETYVVPAIGEKKFTVAAVDLGIKGMTPHRMAERGIEVHVLPATATVEDVYAVNPDGVFFSNGPGDPATADHAVSVMQGVLARKTPLFGICFGNQILGRALGFGTYKLKYGHRGINQPVQDRTTGKVEITAHNHGFAVDAPLDKVSETAYGRAEVSHVCLNDNVVEGLQLLDQPAFSVQYHPEAAAGPHDAAYLFDRFTSLMNTAQMEADRA; this comes from the coding sequence ATGACGACCTCCACCAGGGGAGCAGCCAAAGCTCCCGCCGTACTCGTCCTGGAGGACGGTCGGATCTTCCGCGGCCGCGCCTACGGCGCTGTGGGGGAGACCTTCGGCGAGGCCGTGTTCTCCACCGGCATGACCGGCTACCAGGAAACCCTCACCGACCCGTCGTACCACCGGCAGGTCGTCGTGATGACCGCCCCGCACGTGGGTAACACCGGAGTCAACGACGAGGACCCCGAGTCCTCCCGCATCTGGGTCGCCGGGTACGTCGTACGCGACCCCGCCCGCGTCCCCTCCAACTGGCGCTCGGTGCGCTCGCTGGACGAGGAGCTCGTCAACCAGGGCGTCGTCGGGATCTCCGGCATCGACACCCGCGCCCTGACCCGCCACCTGCGCGAGCGCGGCGCCATGCGCGTCGGCATCTTCTCGGGCGAGGCCTGGGAGGGCGTGCGCGACGAGGCGCTGCTGGCCAAGGTCCAGGCCGCCCCGCAGATGAAGGGCGCCGACCTCTCCGCCGAGGTCGCCACCAAGGAGACGTACGTCGTCCCCGCGATCGGTGAGAAGAAGTTCACCGTCGCCGCCGTGGACCTCGGCATCAAGGGCATGACCCCGCACCGGATGGCCGAGCGCGGCATCGAGGTGCACGTGCTCCCCGCCACCGCCACCGTCGAGGACGTGTACGCGGTCAACCCCGACGGCGTGTTCTTCTCCAACGGCCCGGGCGACCCGGCCACCGCCGACCACGCGGTCTCCGTCATGCAGGGCGTCCTCGCCCGCAAGACCCCGCTCTTCGGCATCTGCTTCGGCAACCAGATCCTGGGCCGCGCGCTCGGCTTCGGCACCTACAAGCTGAAGTACGGCCACCGCGGCATCAACCAGCCGGTCCAGGACCGCACCACCGGCAAGGTCGAGATCACCGCGCACAACCACGGCTTCGCCGTGGACGCGCCCCTCGACAAGGTGTCCGAGACCGCCTACGGCCGCGCCGAGGTCTCCCACGTCTGCCTGAACGACAACGTCGTGGAAGGCCTCCAGCTGCTCGACCAGCCGGCCTTCTCCGTCCAGTACCACCCCGAAGCCGCCGCCGGCCCGCACGACGCCGCGTACCTCTTCGACCGCTTCACGTCTTTGATGAACACCGCCCAGATGGAGGCCGATCGTGCCTAA
- a CDS encoding aspartate carbamoyltransferase catalytic subunit codes for MKRHLISAADLTRDDAVLILDTAEEMARVADRPIKKLPTLRGRTICNLFFEDSTRTRISFEAAEKRLSADVINFAAKGSSVSKGESLKDTAQTLEAMGVDAVVIRHHASGAPYRLATSGWIDAPVINAGDGTHEHPTQALLDAFTMRRRLVGKDAGLGKDLNGRRITIVGDVLHSRVARSNVHLLHTLGAQVTLVAPPTLVPVGVEAWPCEISYSLDAVLPKSDAVMMLRVQRERMNAAFFPTEREYSRRYGLDGARMARMPEHAIVMHPGPMVRGMEITAEVADSDRCTVIEQVTNGVSIRMAVLYLLLGGSEPAVTTTSTPRTEESK; via the coding sequence ATGAAGCGCCACCTCATCTCGGCCGCCGATCTCACGCGCGACGATGCCGTCCTGATCCTCGACACCGCCGAGGAGATGGCCCGCGTCGCGGACCGGCCGATCAAGAAGCTGCCCACCCTGCGCGGCCGTACGATCTGCAACCTCTTCTTCGAGGACTCGACCCGGACCCGGATCTCCTTCGAGGCCGCCGAGAAGCGCCTTTCCGCCGATGTCATCAACTTCGCGGCCAAGGGCTCCAGCGTCTCCAAGGGCGAGTCCCTCAAGGACACCGCCCAGACCCTGGAGGCCATGGGCGTCGACGCGGTCGTCATCCGCCACCACGCCTCCGGCGCCCCCTACCGCCTCGCCACCTCCGGCTGGATCGACGCCCCGGTGATCAACGCCGGCGACGGCACCCACGAGCACCCCACCCAGGCCCTGCTCGACGCCTTCACCATGCGCCGCCGCCTGGTCGGCAAGGACGCGGGGCTCGGTAAGGACCTGAACGGACGCCGGATCACCATCGTCGGCGACGTCCTGCACAGCCGGGTCGCCCGCTCCAACGTCCACCTGCTGCACACCCTCGGCGCCCAGGTCACCCTGGTGGCCCCGCCCACCCTGGTGCCCGTCGGCGTCGAGGCCTGGCCCTGCGAGATCTCGTACAGCCTGGACGCGGTGCTGCCGAAGTCCGACGCCGTGATGATGCTGCGCGTGCAGCGCGAGCGGATGAACGCCGCCTTCTTCCCGACCGAGCGCGAGTACTCCCGCCGCTACGGCCTGGACGGCGCCCGCATGGCGCGGATGCCCGAGCACGCCATCGTGATGCACCCCGGCCCGATGGTCCGCGGCATGGAGATCACCGCCGAGGTCGCCGACTCCGACCGCTGCACGGTCATCGAGCAGGTAACCAACGGCGTCTCGATCCGCATGGCCGTCCTGTACCTGCTGCTCGGAGGCTCCGAGCCCGCCGTCACCACCACCAGCACGCCCCGCACCGAGGAGAGCAAGTAA
- a CDS encoding PH-like domain-containing protein encodes MTPAVIQLAAEAAERQSAEVTDWGARIAWVIGLLVFIAFVYWLMRQGWKWRGTLQSDLPELPAAPGGLPEHRLALTGRYHGSTTAGQWLDRIVAHGLGVRSRVELTLTDAGLDVVRPGATDFFVPAAQLRGARLDKGIAGKVLTEGGLLVVTWAHGDRLIDSGFRSDRAAEHAAWVEAINDMNHSITTTEGAER; translated from the coding sequence GTGACACCTGCAGTAATCCAACTGGCCGCCGAGGCCGCCGAGCGACAGTCGGCGGAGGTGACGGACTGGGGCGCCCGCATCGCGTGGGTGATCGGTCTGCTCGTCTTCATCGCGTTCGTGTACTGGCTGATGCGGCAGGGCTGGAAATGGCGCGGCACCCTGCAGAGCGATCTGCCCGAGCTGCCCGCCGCCCCGGGCGGTCTCCCCGAACACCGGCTGGCCCTGACCGGCCGGTACCACGGGTCCACCACCGCCGGGCAATGGCTCGACCGGATCGTCGCCCACGGACTGGGCGTCCGCAGCCGGGTCGAGCTCACGCTCACCGACGCGGGCCTCGACGTGGTCCGTCCGGGTGCCACCGACTTCTTCGTACCGGCCGCGCAACTGCGCGGCGCCCGCCTCGACAAGGGAATCGCGGGCAAGGTACTCACCGAGGGCGGTCTCCTCGTCGTCACATGGGCGCACGGCGACAGGCTGATCGACTCCGGATTCCGCTCCGACCGCGCGGCGGAACACGCCGCATGGGTCGAAGCGATCAACGACATGAACCACTCAATCACCACGACGGAAGGCGCCGAACGATGA
- the pyrF gene encoding orotidine-5'-phosphate decarboxylase: MTSAPVIPFGTRLRAAMDARGPLCVGIDPHAALLASWGLNDDVAGLEKFSRTVVEALADSVAVFKPQAAFFERFGSRGIAVLEQTVADARAAGTLVLMDAKRGDIGSTMAAYAETFLSPSSPLFSDALTVSPYLGYGSLKPAVDLARESGAGLFVLALTSNPEGAEVQRAVREDGRSIGATMLAHLAAENAGAAPMGSFGAVVGATLGDLSSFDLDINGPLLAPGIGAQGATAADLPAVFGAAVRNVVPNVSRGVLKHGPDAAALRAAAHTFAEEIRAAVAA, encoded by the coding sequence GTGACCTCTGCCCCCGTCATCCCCTTCGGTACGCGCCTGCGCGCGGCGATGGACGCCCGTGGGCCGCTCTGCGTGGGCATCGACCCGCACGCGGCGCTGCTGGCCTCCTGGGGCCTGAACGACGACGTCGCGGGCCTGGAGAAGTTCTCCCGCACGGTCGTCGAGGCGCTGGCCGACTCGGTCGCGGTCTTCAAGCCGCAGGCGGCGTTCTTCGAGCGGTTCGGATCGCGCGGCATCGCCGTACTGGAGCAGACCGTGGCCGACGCCCGTGCGGCGGGCACGCTGGTCCTCATGGACGCGAAGCGGGGTGACATCGGCTCGACGATGGCCGCGTACGCGGAGACCTTCCTTTCGCCCTCCTCGCCGCTGTTCTCCGACGCGCTGACGGTCTCCCCCTACCTCGGCTACGGTTCGCTGAAGCCGGCCGTCGACCTGGCGCGGGAGTCGGGGGCCGGTCTGTTCGTCCTGGCGCTGACCTCCAACCCGGAGGGCGCGGAGGTCCAGCGGGCGGTACGTGAGGACGGCCGCTCGATCGGCGCGACGATGCTGGCGCACCTCGCGGCGGAGAACGCGGGGGCCGCCCCGATGGGCTCCTTCGGAGCCGTGGTCGGGGCGACGCTGGGGGACCTGTCCTCCTTCGACCTGGACATCAACGGGCCGCTGCTCGCCCCCGGCATCGGGGCGCAGGGCGCTACCGCGGCGGACCTCCCGGCGGTGTTCGGCGCGGCCGTCCGCAACGTCGTCCCGAACGTGTCGCGGGGCGTCCTGAAGCACGGCCCGGACGCGGCCGCGCTGCGGGCTGCCGCCCATACCTTCGCGGAGGAGATCCGCGCGGCCGTGGCGGCCTAG
- a CDS encoding dihydroorotase, translating into MSKILIRGAKVLGGDVQDVLIDGETIAAVGTGLDAGDATVIEAEGQVLLPGLVDLHTHLREPGREDSETVLTGTRAAASGGYTAVFAMANTFPVADTAGVVEQVWRLGKESGYCDVQPIGAVTVGLEGKQLSELGAMHESAARVTVFSDDGKCVDDAVIMRRALEYVKAFGGVVAQHAQEPRLTEGAQMNEGIVSAELGLGGWPAVAEESVIARDVLLAEHVGSRVHICHLSTAGSVEIIRWAKSRGIDVTAEVTPHHLLLTDELVRSYNPVYKVNPPLRTAADVLALREALADGTIDIVATDHAPHPHEDKDCEWAAAAMGMVGLETALSVVQQTMVETGLLDWAGVAERMSFAPARIGSLPNHGRPVSAGEPANLTLVDTSYRGVVDPAHFASRSRNTPYEGRELPGRVTHTFLRGRATVVDGTLA; encoded by the coding sequence ATGAGCAAGATCCTTATCCGTGGCGCGAAGGTACTCGGTGGCGACGTCCAGGACGTCCTGATCGACGGCGAGACCATCGCCGCCGTCGGCACCGGCCTCGACGCCGGCGACGCGACCGTCATCGAAGCCGAAGGCCAGGTCCTCCTCCCCGGCCTCGTCGACCTCCACACCCACCTGCGCGAGCCCGGCCGCGAGGACTCCGAGACCGTCCTCACCGGCACCCGCGCCGCCGCCTCCGGCGGCTACACCGCCGTCTTCGCCATGGCCAACACCTTCCCCGTCGCCGACACCGCCGGCGTCGTCGAGCAGGTGTGGCGCCTGGGCAAGGAATCCGGCTACTGCGACGTACAGCCCATCGGAGCCGTCACCGTCGGCCTGGAGGGCAAGCAGCTCTCCGAGCTGGGCGCCATGCACGAGTCCGCCGCCCGCGTCACCGTCTTCTCCGACGACGGCAAGTGCGTGGACGACGCCGTGATCATGCGCCGCGCCCTGGAGTACGTGAAGGCCTTCGGCGGCGTCGTCGCCCAGCACGCCCAGGAGCCCCGCCTCACCGAGGGCGCCCAGATGAACGAGGGCATCGTCTCCGCCGAGCTCGGCCTCGGCGGCTGGCCGGCCGTCGCCGAGGAATCGGTCATCGCCCGCGACGTCCTGCTCGCCGAGCACGTCGGCTCCCGCGTCCACATCTGCCACCTCTCCACCGCCGGCTCCGTCGAGATCATCCGCTGGGCCAAGTCCCGCGGCATCGACGTCACCGCCGAGGTCACCCCGCACCACCTGCTCCTCACCGACGAGCTCGTGCGCTCGTACAACCCGGTCTACAAGGTCAACCCGCCGCTGCGCACCGCGGCCGACGTCCTGGCCCTGCGCGAGGCGCTGGCCGACGGCACGATCGACATCGTCGCCACCGACCACGCCCCGCACCCGCACGAGGACAAGGACTGCGAGTGGGCCGCCGCCGCCATGGGCATGGTGGGCCTGGAGACCGCGCTCTCCGTCGTCCAGCAGACGATGGTGGAGACCGGACTGCTCGACTGGGCGGGCGTCGCCGAGCGGATGTCCTTCGCCCCGGCGCGCATCGGCAGCCTTCCGAACCACGGACGCCCCGTCTCGGCAGGTGAACCCGCGAACCTGACCTTGGTCGATACCTCGTACCGTGGTGTCGTGGACCCCGCACACTTCGCCTCCCGCAGCCGCAACACGCCTTACGAGGGCCGTGAGCTGCCGGGTCGCGTCACTCACACCTTCCTGCGGGGCCGGGCAACGGTCGTGGACGGGACGCTGGCGTGA
- the carB gene encoding carbamoyl-phosphate synthase large subunit codes for MPKRTDIQSVLVIGSGPIVIGQAAEFDYSGTQACRILKAEGLRVILVNSNPATIMTDPEIADATYVEPITPEFVEKIIAKERPDALLPTLGGQTALNTAISMHEQGVLAKYNVELIGANVEAINKGEDRDLFKGVVEAVRAKIGYGESARSVICHTMDDVIQGVDTLGGYPVVVRPSFTMGGAGSGFAHDEDELRRIAGQGLMLSPTTEVLLEESILGWKEYELELMRDTKDNVVVVCSIENFDPMGVHTGDSITVAPAMTLTDREYQRLRDIGIAIIREVGVDTGGCNIQFAIDPVDGRVIVIEMNPRVSRSSALASKATGFPIAKIAAKLAIGYTLDEVPNDITEKTPASFEPSLDYVVVKAPRFAFEKFPLADATLTTTMKSVGEAMAIGRNFTEALQKALRSLEKKGSQFTFVGPTGDKEELLATAVRPTDGRINTVMQAIRAGATQEEVFEYTKIDPWFVDQLFLIKEIADELAAADKLYPELLAEAKRHGFSDYQIAEIRGLREDVVREVRHALGVRPVYKTVDTCAAEFAAKTPYFYSSYDEESEVAPREKPAVIILGSGPNRIGQGIEFDYSCVHASFALSDAGYETVMVNCNPETVSTDYDTSDRLYFEPLTLEDVLEIVHAESLAGPIAGVIVQLGGQTPLGLAQALKDNGVPVVGTPPEAIHAAEDRGAFGQVLAEAGLPAPKHGTATTFAGAKAIADEIGYPVLVRPSYVLGGRGMEIVYDEDRLSSYIAESTEISPTRPVLVDRFLDDAIEIDVDALYDGHELYLGGVMEHIEEAGIHSGDSACALPPITLGGYDIKRLRASTEAIAKGVGVRGLINIQFAMAGDILYVLEANPRASRTVPFTSKATAVPLAKAAARISLGTTIAELREEGMLPKTGDGGTLPLDAPISVKEAVMPWSRFRDIHGRGVDTVLGPEMRSTGEVMGIDSVFGTAYAKSQAGAYGPLPTKGRAFISVANRDKRTMIFPARELVAHGFELMATSGTAEVLRRNGINATVVRKLSEGEGPDGEKTIVQLIHDGQVDLIVNTPYGTGGRLDGYEIRTAAVARGVPCLTTVQALAAAVQGIDALNRGDVGVRSLQEHAERLTAARD; via the coding sequence GTGCCTAAGCGCACCGATATCCAGTCCGTCCTGGTCATCGGCTCCGGCCCGATCGTCATCGGCCAGGCCGCCGAGTTCGACTACTCCGGGACCCAGGCCTGCCGCATCCTCAAGGCCGAGGGCCTGCGGGTGATCCTGGTGAACTCCAACCCCGCCACGATCATGACCGACCCGGAGATCGCCGACGCCACGTACGTCGAGCCGATCACCCCCGAGTTCGTCGAGAAGATCATCGCGAAGGAGCGCCCCGACGCGCTGCTCCCGACCCTCGGTGGCCAGACCGCGCTGAACACCGCCATCTCCATGCACGAGCAGGGTGTGCTGGCGAAGTACAACGTCGAGCTCATCGGCGCCAACGTCGAGGCGATCAACAAGGGCGAGGACCGCGACCTCTTCAAGGGCGTCGTCGAAGCCGTCCGCGCCAAGATCGGCTACGGCGAGTCCGCCCGCTCGGTCATCTGCCACACGATGGACGACGTCATCCAGGGCGTCGACACCCTCGGCGGCTACCCCGTCGTCGTGCGCCCCTCCTTCACCATGGGCGGCGCCGGCTCCGGCTTCGCCCACGACGAGGACGAGCTGCGCCGCATCGCCGGCCAGGGCCTGATGCTCTCCCCGACCACCGAGGTGCTCCTGGAGGAGTCCATCCTCGGCTGGAAGGAGTACGAGCTGGAGCTGATGCGCGACACCAAGGACAACGTCGTCGTCGTCTGCTCCATCGAGAACTTCGACCCGATGGGCGTCCACACCGGTGACTCGATCACCGTCGCCCCGGCGATGACGCTCACCGACCGCGAGTACCAGCGGCTGCGCGACATCGGCATCGCGATCATCCGCGAGGTCGGCGTCGACACCGGCGGCTGCAACATCCAGTTCGCGATCGACCCGGTCGACGGCCGCGTCATCGTCATCGAGATGAACCCGCGCGTCTCGCGCTCCTCGGCGCTCGCGTCGAAGGCCACCGGCTTCCCGATCGCCAAGATCGCCGCCAAGCTGGCCATCGGCTACACGCTCGACGAGGTCCCCAACGACATCACCGAGAAGACGCCGGCCTCCTTCGAGCCGTCCCTCGACTACGTCGTCGTCAAGGCCCCGCGCTTCGCCTTCGAGAAGTTCCCGCTCGCCGACGCCACCCTCACCACCACCATGAAGTCGGTGGGCGAGGCCATGGCCATCGGCCGCAACTTCACCGAGGCCCTGCAGAAGGCCCTGCGCTCGCTGGAGAAGAAGGGCTCGCAGTTCACCTTCGTCGGCCCCACCGGCGACAAGGAAGAGCTCCTCGCCACCGCGGTCCGCCCCACCGACGGCCGCATCAACACCGTCATGCAGGCCATCCGCGCCGGCGCCACCCAGGAAGAGGTCTTCGAGTACACGAAGATCGACCCCTGGTTCGTCGACCAGCTCTTCCTCATCAAGGAGATCGCGGACGAGCTGGCCGCCGCCGACAAGCTCTACCCCGAGCTGCTCGCCGAGGCCAAGCGCCACGGCTTCTCCGACTACCAGATCGCCGAGATCCGCGGCCTGCGCGAGGACGTGGTCCGCGAGGTCCGCCACGCGCTCGGCGTCCGCCCGGTCTACAAGACGGTCGACACCTGCGCCGCCGAGTTCGCCGCGAAGACCCCGTACTTCTACTCGTCCTACGACGAGGAGTCCGAGGTCGCCCCGCGCGAGAAGCCCGCGGTCATCATCCTGGGCTCCGGCCCGAACCGCATCGGCCAGGGCATCGAGTTCGACTACTCCTGCGTCCACGCCTCCTTCGCCCTCAGCGACGCCGGCTACGAGACCGTGATGGTCAACTGCAACCCGGAGACCGTCTCCACCGACTACGACACCTCCGACCGCCTGTACTTCGAGCCGCTCACGCTCGAAGACGTGCTGGAGATCGTCCACGCCGAATCGCTGGCCGGCCCCATCGCCGGTGTCATCGTCCAGCTCGGTGGCCAGACCCCCCTGGGCCTCGCCCAGGCGCTGAAGGACAACGGCGTCCCGGTCGTCGGCACCCCGCCGGAGGCCATCCACGCCGCCGAGGACCGCGGCGCCTTCGGCCAGGTCCTCGCCGAGGCCGGCCTGCCCGCCCCCAAGCACGGCACCGCCACCACCTTCGCCGGCGCCAAGGCCATCGCCGACGAGATCGGCTACCCCGTCCTCGTACGCCCCTCGTACGTGCTCGGCGGCCGCGGCATGGAGATCGTCTACGACGAGGACCGACTGTCCTCGTACATCGCCGAGTCCACCGAGATCTCGCCGACCCGCCCCGTGCTGGTCGACCGGTTCCTCGACGACGCGATCGAGATCGACGTCGACGCCCTCTACGACGGCCACGAGCTCTACCTCGGCGGCGTCATGGAGCACATCGAGGAAGCCGGCATCCACTCCGGCGACTCGGCCTGCGCCCTGCCCCCGATCACCCTCGGCGGCTACGACATCAAGCGCCTGCGCGCCTCGACCGAGGCCATCGCCAAGGGCGTCGGCGTCCGCGGCCTGATCAACATCCAGTTCGCGATGGCGGGTGACATCCTCTACGTCCTGGAGGCCAACCCGCGCGCCTCCCGGACCGTCCCCTTCACCTCGAAGGCGACCGCCGTACCGCTCGCGAAGGCCGCCGCCCGCATCTCGCTCGGCACCACCATCGCCGAGCTCCGCGAAGAGGGCATGCTCCCGAAGACCGGCGACGGCGGCACCCTGCCCCTCGACGCGCCGATCTCCGTCAAGGAGGCCGTCATGCCGTGGTCGCGCTTCCGCGACATCCACGGCCGCGGCGTCGACACCGTGCTGGGCCCGGAGATGCGCTCCACCGGCGAGGTCATGGGCATCGACTCCGTCTTCGGCACGGCGTACGCCAAGTCGCAGGCCGGCGCCTACGGCCCGCTGCCCACCAAGGGCCGCGCCTTCATCTCCGTCGCCAACCGCGACAAGCGCACGATGATCTTCCCGGCCCGCGAGCTCGTCGCCCACGGCTTCGAGCTGATGGCCACCTCCGGCACCGCCGAGGTCCTGCGCCGCAACGGCATCAACGCCACCGTCGTGCGCAAGCTCAGCGAGGGCGAGGGCCCGGACGGCGAGAAGACCATCGTCCAGCTCATCCACGACGGCCAGGTCGACCTGATCGTCAACACCCCGTACGGCACCGGTGGCCGCCTCGACGGCTACGAGATCCGTACGGCCGCCGTGGCGCGCGGAGTCCCGTGCCTGACCACGGTCCAGGCGCTCGCCGCGGCCGTCCAGGGCATCGACGCGCTCAACCGCGGCGACGTGGGCGTCCGCTCGCTCCAGGAGCACGCGGAGCGGCTGACCGCGGCCCGCGACTAG
- the pyrR gene encoding bifunctional pyr operon transcriptional regulator/uracil phosphoribosyltransferase PyrR — MDTQHDQQDQKTAADVMRPVLEAQDIARVLTRIAHEIVERAKGADDVVLLGIPTRGVFLARRLAAKLEEITGAKIPVGSLDITMYRDDLRMKPARAIGRTEIPGDDIDGRLVVLVDDVLFSGRTIRAALDALGDLGRPRAVQLAVLVDRGHRELPIRADYVGKNLPTSLRENVQVQVQEEDGRDAVLLGQRTDRAAGQ; from the coding sequence ATGGACACTCAGCACGACCAGCAGGATCAGAAAACAGCCGCCGACGTCATGCGCCCCGTTCTCGAAGCGCAGGACATCGCCCGCGTTCTGACCCGTATCGCCCACGAAATCGTCGAACGCGCCAAGGGCGCCGACGATGTGGTGCTCCTCGGCATTCCCACCCGCGGGGTGTTCCTCGCCCGCCGGCTGGCCGCCAAGCTCGAAGAGATCACCGGTGCGAAGATCCCGGTCGGCTCCCTCGACATCACCATGTACCGCGACGACCTGCGGATGAAGCCGGCCCGGGCGATCGGCCGCACCGAGATTCCCGGCGACGACATCGACGGCCGCCTGGTCGTCCTCGTCGACGACGTTCTCTTCTCCGGCCGCACCATCCGCGCCGCCCTCGACGCCCTCGGCGACCTCGGCCGCCCCCGCGCGGTGCAGCTCGCGGTCCTCGTCGACCGCGGCCACCGCGAACTGCCGATCCGCGCCGACTACGTCGGCAAGAACCTCCCCACGTCGCTGCGGGAGAACGTCCAGGTCCAGGTCCAGGAGGAGGACGGCCGCGACGCCGTGCTGCTCGGCCAGCGGACCGACCGGGCAGCCGGGCAGTAG